The Periplaneta americana isolate PAMFEO1 chromosome 9, P.americana_PAMFEO1_priV1, whole genome shotgun sequence genome contains a region encoding:
- the LOC138705615 gene encoding uncharacterized protein, with the protein MAAQQQRAQARAERALEREQRELEREVREHREHLEQREQQQQYQQQQQQQYQQQQQQLQQQQYLYQQQQQPYQQLSPQQQQLQQQQQLFQQQVQQQQQYQQQRECRSASLQSM; encoded by the coding sequence GCAGCCCAACAGCAGAGAGCCCAGGCGAGGGCCGAGAGAGCCTTAGAACGGGAACAACGGGAATTGGAACGGGAAGTCAGGGAACACAGAGAACACCTTGAACAGCGCGAACAGCAACAACAGTATcagcaacagcagcaacaacaatatcagcagcagcaacagcaattACAACAGCAACAGTATCTGTACCAGCAACAGCAGCAGCCGTATCAGCAGCTATCGCCCCAGCAGCAGCAAttgcaacagcaacaacaactgTTTCAGCAGCAAgtgcaacagcaacaacaatacCAACAGCAGAGGGAATGCAGATCGGCATCGTTACAGTCTATGTGA